A genomic window from Magnetococcales bacterium includes:
- a CDS encoding thioredoxin family protein, producing MALKSTPSESLRRVLHETPHHKLLFVIFSGKQCFVCEKLRQHLPWFANSHREKIHVMVVDVQRYPELTTEYGITGIPTIMVFAKGNRIHTAIGVSSKSELKKILKETSKAI from the coding sequence ATGGCTCTGAAAAGCACGCCAAGTGAATCCCTGCGGCGGGTGTTGCATGAAACCCCACACCACAAGCTCCTGTTTGTGATTTTTTCTGGAAAGCAGTGTTTTGTCTGCGAAAAGTTGCGCCAGCATCTTCCCTGGTTTGCCAATTCCCATCGTGAAAAAATTCACGTCATGGTCGTCGATGTCCAGAGGTACCCCGAATTGACCACCGAATACGGCATCACCGGCATTCCAACCATCATGGTGTTTGCCAAAGGCAATCGAATTCATACCGCAATTGGCGTGAGCAGCAAAAGTGAACTTAAAAAAATACTCAAAGAGACATCCAAGGCCATTTGA
- a CDS encoding tetratricopeptide repeat protein, which translates to MNQHPPEPLMRVDRQRLRAIQLLVEGYRRTLINPAPMDLATEGLAGVGLELFDLGLAPSWASVQARLIPGLPLRLVIVSSIPEVLNLPWEVTRLPDGRVLGLDTGVGLRRLPDFAAPVQHCCSVLPPRPLRVILAISVPADAEEHAAIPVESLTSAFLEAIAGTGAESLLTMTATGSVAELREHIRHLQPQLVILCGPVRIQRGDGFFGFEAGDGRLDLHTSHEMYQELFLESGVQCLMLIGCHASAAPPLAATSAICAAVVQNGMPLAVACPTVETAFLTPFLQGVAQGLPLETALNQARNTCRSTCGEQSPPTWTLPMLFGGSQQGFLFNVAALSASVHPQPKKPDWDSPPGMHLGVAGHFWGRRPGTEGLLTGLREKTIGLLHVSGPQASGKSSLIVRLVRGMADLGHPVLAVAGTPANPVTAARLLQSVIPVLKRQGFKSETSQLKDGSLPIRDRLAHLVDVLTRQQGLILLLDDVQPWPTPGEYRGNSDPDLAWFFYLFWQKGPGETRILVTGPDPLHWPEPLPAWVTRFALEPLPVALLAGIALRERSIVARLTPGPEGWNEVQNACQRLPGHPAWVRPVLATDPGQLASVPVADSLTAFFATWSGDERRQLTQAALPHLALPTEGICQVTGMESDQLFGWLDAGIIDSWHPPGRERLWKVPPGIRDWLLRTEDMSSPHIHEAQRRIGAYLLRMFEENREEILGLTWVDILMEARFHWAQGGDLPTAAAISGKISHGLEIQGLFAELERVNRQFLLWGSHPSPLFWIAQSCLGRGELEQAMEWLQRSRESVQDQDGYWVEQAAAWQGEAEIQLTKGRLEAARNGFHAAMTLLHTAGDREGEAAMATQVAAVHLRQGLLEKATAQLHHALSLQEDAQDRTGAARTLSRLAEVDLARQDYAAARQKLRLALTVQEEMHDRVGESTSQALWGMLEMQSQRPEKALPHFQRAIAIYQELGHLVDLASTLPVAGHILYTLERFSESRQYFTMAEPLLKHLGQNAMLASIRHQMGIMDLLEGSLESALDHFRDALFLRGETGDQPGEAATFFHLGQLARMLGLEAGALRLIGLSWRLSVRHDLPDGTQQETLFRALAQEMNLDASQADALLERIWNDYLTDGGKAFFQAIFGANRDSLAVTG; encoded by the coding sequence GTGAATCAACACCCCCCGGAGCCTCTCATGCGGGTGGATCGGCAACGTCTGCGCGCCATCCAACTCCTGGTGGAAGGATATCGGCGAACCTTGATCAACCCGGCCCCGATGGACTTGGCAACCGAGGGGTTGGCCGGGGTCGGGCTGGAGTTGTTCGATCTGGGACTGGCACCCTCCTGGGCCAGTGTCCAGGCAAGGTTGATTCCCGGTTTGCCACTGCGTCTGGTCATTGTTTCCTCCATTCCCGAGGTCCTGAATCTTCCCTGGGAAGTGACCCGTCTGCCGGATGGACGTGTTCTGGGGTTGGATACAGGGGTGGGATTGCGCCGTTTGCCCGATTTTGCCGCCCCCGTGCAGCACTGTTGTTCCGTCCTGCCCCCCCGCCCCTTGCGCGTCATTTTGGCCATCTCGGTACCCGCCGATGCCGAAGAACATGCCGCCATTCCGGTTGAATCCCTGACCTCGGCATTCCTGGAAGCCATTGCCGGTACCGGTGCAGAGTCGCTGTTGACCATGACCGCCACCGGTAGCGTCGCCGAACTGCGGGAACACATCCGCCACCTGCAACCGCAACTCGTCATATTGTGCGGCCCCGTGCGCATCCAGCGGGGTGATGGTTTTTTCGGCTTCGAGGCCGGGGATGGGCGTCTCGACCTGCACACCAGCCATGAAATGTACCAGGAACTGTTTCTGGAATCCGGCGTGCAATGTCTGATGCTGATCGGTTGTCATGCCAGTGCCGCCCCACCATTGGCCGCGACGAGTGCCATTTGTGCGGCGGTCGTGCAAAACGGCATGCCCCTGGCCGTGGCATGTCCCACGGTCGAGACGGCATTCCTGACGCCGTTTTTGCAGGGGGTGGCCCAGGGCCTGCCCCTGGAAACCGCTCTCAACCAGGCCCGCAATACCTGCCGATCAACCTGCGGCGAACAATCCCCCCCCACCTGGACCCTGCCCATGCTGTTTGGCGGCTCGCAACAGGGGTTTTTGTTCAACGTCGCGGCGCTTTCCGCTTCTGTCCATCCGCAACCCAAAAAACCGGATTGGGACTCCCCGCCTGGCATGCATCTGGGGGTGGCCGGTCATTTTTGGGGTCGGCGTCCGGGAACGGAGGGATTGTTGACCGGCCTGCGGGAAAAGACCATTGGCCTCCTGCATGTTTCCGGGCCGCAAGCCAGCGGCAAGAGTTCCTTGATTGTGCGTCTGGTCCGGGGCATGGCCGATCTGGGACACCCGGTCCTGGCGGTGGCGGGAACCCCGGCCAATCCCGTGACCGCCGCCCGTCTGTTGCAAAGCGTCATCCCGGTCTTGAAACGCCAGGGTTTCAAAAGTGAAACCAGCCAACTCAAGGATGGGTCGCTGCCGATCCGGGATCGGCTGGCACACCTGGTGGATGTTTTGACCCGGCAGCAAGGCTTGATTCTGCTGTTGGATGATGTGCAACCCTGGCCGACACCGGGAGAGTATCGGGGAAACAGCGATCCGGATCTGGCCTGGTTTTTTTATTTGTTCTGGCAAAAAGGTCCGGGAGAGACACGCATCCTGGTCACCGGACCCGATCCCCTGCATTGGCCCGAACCCCTGCCCGCCTGGGTCACCCGTTTTGCCCTGGAACCCTTGCCCGTTGCCCTCCTGGCTGGAATCGCTCTCCGTGAACGCTCCATCGTCGCCCGCCTGACACCTGGACCCGAGGGGTGGAACGAGGTGCAGAACGCCTGTCAACGACTTCCGGGTCATCCAGCCTGGGTGCGCCCGGTCCTGGCGACCGATCCCGGGCAACTCGCTTCTGTGCCGGTCGCCGACTCATTGACCGCATTTTTTGCCACCTGGTCCGGCGACGAGCGCCGCCAACTGACCCAGGCCGCCCTTCCCCATCTGGCCCTGCCCACAGAAGGAATTTGCCAGGTGACAGGCATGGAATCGGATCAACTGTTTGGCTGGCTGGATGCCGGCATCATCGACTCCTGGCACCCTCCCGGCAGGGAGAGACTCTGGAAAGTACCTCCCGGAATCCGGGATTGGCTTTTACGGACTGAAGATATGTCTTCTCCCCACATCCATGAAGCACAGCGGCGGATCGGCGCGTATCTGCTGCGCATGTTCGAGGAAAACCGGGAAGAAATTCTGGGGCTGACCTGGGTCGATATCCTGATGGAGGCCCGCTTTCACTGGGCACAAGGGGGGGATCTGCCGACGGCGGCGGCCATCTCGGGAAAAATCAGCCATGGACTGGAAATTCAGGGCCTGTTCGCCGAACTCGAAAGGGTCAATCGGCAATTTCTGCTCTGGGGATCCCACCCCTCCCCGCTGTTCTGGATTGCCCAATCCTGCCTGGGACGCGGTGAATTGGAACAGGCCATGGAGTGGTTGCAACGCAGTCGGGAAAGTGTTCAGGATCAGGATGGGTATTGGGTGGAACAGGCTGCTGCCTGGCAGGGCGAGGCGGAAATCCAACTGACCAAGGGGCGTCTCGAAGCCGCCCGCAATGGCTTTCATGCGGCCATGACCCTGCTGCACACCGCCGGGGACCGGGAAGGCGAAGCCGCCATGGCCACCCAGGTGGCGGCTGTCCATCTGCGCCAGGGGCTTCTGGAAAAAGCCACCGCCCAATTGCACCATGCCCTGTCCCTCCAGGAAGATGCCCAGGATCGAACGGGTGCCGCCAGAACCTTGTCCAGATTGGCGGAAGTGGATCTCGCCCGGCAGGATTATGCCGCTGCCCGCCAAAAACTGCGGCTGGCCCTGACCGTTCAGGAAGAGATGCACGATCGGGTGGGCGAATCAACATCGCAAGCCTTGTGGGGCATGCTGGAAATGCAAAGCCAGCGTCCGGAAAAGGCATTGCCCCACTTCCAGCGGGCCATCGCCATTTACCAGGAACTGGGGCATCTGGTGGATTTGGCTTCCACCTTGCCGGTGGCAGGACACATCCTGTATACTCTGGAACGTTTTTCCGAATCCCGACAATATTTTACCATGGCGGAACCCCTGTTGAAACATTTGGGACAAAACGCCATGCTGGCAAGCATTCGACACCAGATGGGCATCATGGATTTATTGGAGGGTTCCCTGGAGAGTGCCCTGGACCATTTTCGGGATGCCCTGTTTTTGCGCGGCGAGACCGGGGATCAGCCGGGAGAGGCCGCCACGTTTTTTCATCTGGGGCAATTGGCCCGCATGCTGGGTTTGGAAGCAGGTGCCCTGCGCCTGATCGGCCTGAGCTGGCGTCTCAGCGTCCGCCATGATCTCCCGGATGGAACGCAACAGGAAACCCTGTTCCGTGCCCTCGCCCAAGAAATGAACCTGGATGCTTCACAAGCCGATGCACTCCTGGAGCGGATATGGAATGATTATCTGACCGATGGTGGCAAGGCCTTTTTTCAGGCCATTTTTGGTGCAAACCGGGATTCTCTTGCCGTCACCGGTTGA
- a CDS encoding 6-phosphofructokinase, with protein sequence MQRGNVLVAQGGGPTAVINQSLVGVVLEARNYAHVEGIYGALNGVSGIVKENFLDLTQETIENLERVAATPSSALGSTRDKPDRAYCQKIFDVLKAHNIRYFFYIGGNDSSDTCRIVGEFAKESKYEMVAVHVPKTVDNDLMENDHTPGFPSAARFVASAFAGVNLDNRALPGVYVGVVMGRHAGFLTAAAALGRIYPDDGPHLIYLPERVFDMDKFLIDVKTAYDKHGRCVIAASEGIHDKEGTPIVTKLMQKVEKDAHGNVQLSGTGALADLLCDQVKEKLGIKRVRGDTFGYLQRSFLGVVSDVDQREAREVAQKAAKLGIGQGLSGSVAIKRVGDYAVEYQLTDLSKIAAKTRVMPDDHINAAGNDVTEAFKHYLRPLLGTTMPDQAHLQAPKVAKILNK encoded by the coding sequence ATGCAACGGGGTAACGTTCTGGTAGCACAGGGCGGCGGACCGACAGCGGTGATCAACCAATCGCTGGTGGGCGTCGTTCTTGAAGCACGCAACTATGCGCACGTCGAGGGTATCTATGGTGCCCTCAACGGCGTTTCCGGTATTGTCAAAGAAAATTTCCTGGACCTGACCCAGGAGACCATCGAAAACCTGGAACGGGTGGCTGCCACGCCTTCTTCCGCCCTGGGTTCCACGCGGGACAAGCCGGACCGGGCCTACTGCCAAAAAATCTTCGATGTCCTGAAAGCCCACAACATTCGCTACTTCTTCTACATTGGCGGCAACGACTCCTCCGATACCTGCCGGATCGTCGGTGAGTTTGCCAAAGAGTCCAAGTATGAAATGGTGGCGGTCCATGTGCCCAAGACCGTGGACAACGACCTGATGGAAAACGACCACACCCCCGGGTTTCCTTCAGCCGCCCGGTTTGTGGCCAGCGCTTTTGCCGGTGTCAACCTGGACAACCGGGCGCTCCCCGGCGTCTATGTGGGCGTGGTGATGGGACGGCATGCCGGCTTTTTGACCGCCGCCGCCGCCCTGGGTCGGATCTATCCAGACGATGGCCCGCACCTGATCTACCTTCCGGAACGTGTTTTCGACATGGACAAGTTCCTGATCGATGTCAAAACGGCCTATGACAAACATGGCCGTTGCGTCATTGCGGCTTCCGAAGGCATCCATGACAAGGAAGGAACCCCCATTGTCACGAAACTGATGCAAAAAGTGGAGAAAGATGCCCACGGCAACGTGCAACTCTCCGGCACCGGTGCCCTGGCCGATCTTCTTTGCGATCAGGTCAAGGAAAAGCTCGGCATCAAACGGGTGCGGGGCGATACCTTCGGCTATCTGCAACGCTCCTTCCTGGGTGTAGTCTCCGACGTTGATCAACGCGAAGCCCGCGAAGTGGCCCAAAAAGCTGCCAAGCTCGGTATTGGCCAGGGTTTGAGCGGCTCCGTCGCCATCAAGCGCGTTGGTGACTATGCTGTCGAGTATCAGCTTACCGATCTTTCCAAGATCGCTGCCAAAACCCGTGTGATGCCCGACGATCACATCAATGCCGCCGGCAACGATGTCACCGAGGCCTTCAAACACTATCTGCGCCCCCTGCTCGGCACCACCATGCCCGATCAGGCCCACCTCCAGGCTCCCAAAGTGGCAAAGATTCTGAACAAGTAG
- a CDS encoding alpha/beta hydrolase, with the protein MEKNQDVVYFAHGKEGTPWGRKIERLAEVARQRGFHVESPDYTGIADPDKRVEKLLELAPGAARHLVLVGSSMGAYLSIVASKKLCPDGIFLMSPALYLWDYAIQDPEPHARVLVAVHGWRDDVVPPANSVRFAQKHKATLHMIDSDHRLLDALPFLTQTFDWFLEQVLAGGNK; encoded by the coding sequence ATGGAAAAAAATCAGGATGTGGTCTATTTCGCCCACGGCAAGGAAGGGACCCCTTGGGGCAGAAAGATTGAACGGCTGGCAGAAGTGGCCCGCCAACGCGGATTTCATGTGGAAAGTCCAGATTATACCGGTATTGCGGATCCTGACAAGCGTGTTGAAAAACTCCTGGAGCTTGCTCCCGGTGCGGCCCGTCACCTGGTTTTGGTCGGATCGAGCATGGGGGCCTACCTGTCCATCGTGGCTTCCAAAAAACTCTGTCCGGATGGCATATTTCTCATGTCTCCTGCCCTGTATCTCTGGGACTATGCCATACAGGATCCTGAACCACACGCCCGGGTCCTGGTGGCCGTCCATGGCTGGCGAGATGATGTCGTTCCCCCGGCCAACTCGGTCCGCTTTGCCCAGAAGCACAAAGCCACCCTGCATATGATCGACAGCGACCACCGATTGCTGGATGCTCTGCCTTTTCTCACCCAGACTTTTGACTGGTTTCTGGAGCAGGTGTTGGCGGGTGGAAACAAATGA
- a CDS encoding adenylyl-sulfate kinase — protein MQESTPSSGTVYWITGLAGSGKTTIGSRLAKKLRMLGRPPIFLDGDMLREIFGAQQAHSPGERLVLAMRYAHLCRMLANQGFDVVCATISMFPEVWSWNRKHIRNYRQIYLRVGIDVLIQRDQRQIYSRHLDGKLQHVMGMDIPVKDPEPADIVVDNDGSKTPDAIVEGILDAISLKSRSA, from the coding sequence ATGCAAGAATCCACACCGTCATCAGGAACGGTTTACTGGATCACCGGTCTGGCCGGTTCAGGAAAGACCACCATAGGCAGTCGTTTGGCCAAAAAACTCCGCATGTTGGGACGACCTCCCATTTTTCTCGATGGTGACATGTTACGGGAAATATTTGGTGCCCAACAGGCCCATTCGCCAGGCGAGCGGCTGGTCCTGGCCATGCGCTATGCCCATCTTTGCCGCATGCTTGCCAACCAGGGATTTGACGTGGTCTGTGCCACCATCTCCATGTTTCCGGAAGTGTGGTCCTGGAACCGTAAACACATTCGCAACTATCGGCAAATCTATTTGCGTGTCGGGATCGACGTCTTGATCCAACGCGACCAGAGGCAAATCTACAGCCGGCATCTGGATGGAAAACTGCAACACGTCATGGGCATGGATATTCCGGTCAAGGATCCGGAACCGGCCGATATTGTCGTGGACAACGACGGCAGCAAAACCCCCGATGCCATCGTTGAAGGAATTCTGGACGCCATCTCCCTGAAGAGCCGCTCAGCCTGA
- a CDS encoding GAF domain-containing protein, with product MAMVSEARIVDFEKNFQQSLIFQKTINDIYRISFLSIPLEQQLKMALESILHIPWLFVQSRGAIFLADENTRQLTMQAHKGLSGDLLRTCAIIPFGQCMCGKTAETRSLQHAENMDSKHDIRIRDMEPHGHYVVPLLSGEKLLGVLNLYLESGHSFRREETELLKALASTLASLIARKEAEQQLLNNNLDLEARVQERTQELQEHVDSLHKYQKHMIRSERMAALGGLVAGIAHEINTPIGIGYTAATHLEERSRVLERRFQDGLLTRDELTGYMADLREACRLIVINLGRAGDLINGFKRVAVDQTSQEKRSFALRSYLEEILLSLHPKLKKSPHSVTLHCPEEIRLTTYPGALSQILTNLILNALIHAFPDQEHGNITIEVCEEESNMILLSFQDDGQGMTPELLKQIFEPFITTRRNQGGSGLGLYVVYNQVTQKLCGTIHCESQPGHGAKFLIRFPARL from the coding sequence ATGGCGATGGTATCGGAAGCCAGGATTGTTGATTTTGAGAAGAATTTTCAACAATCCCTGATTTTTCAAAAGACAATCAACGATATCTATCGTATATCGTTCCTGTCGATCCCTTTGGAACAACAACTGAAAATGGCTTTGGAAAGTATTCTTCACATTCCGTGGCTGTTTGTTCAATCCAGGGGGGCCATTTTTCTGGCCGATGAAAATACCCGCCAATTAACCATGCAAGCTCACAAGGGATTGTCTGGCGATCTGCTGCGCACCTGCGCCATCATACCATTTGGACAATGCATGTGTGGAAAAACTGCCGAGACCAGGTCGCTCCAGCATGCCGAAAACATGGACAGCAAACACGATATTCGAATCCGGGACATGGAACCGCACGGTCATTATGTCGTGCCGCTTCTTTCTGGTGAGAAGTTGTTGGGCGTACTGAATCTGTACTTGGAAAGCGGGCACTCATTTCGAAGAGAGGAGACAGAGCTGTTGAAAGCTTTGGCCAGCACCCTGGCCAGCCTGATTGCCCGCAAGGAAGCTGAACAACAGCTTCTGAACAACAACCTCGATCTGGAAGCGCGGGTTCAGGAGCGGACCCAGGAGTTGCAGGAGCATGTCGATTCCCTGCACAAATACCAAAAACACATGATCCGCTCGGAGCGTATGGCTGCCCTGGGTGGGCTGGTGGCCGGAATTGCGCACGAAATCAATACCCCGATTGGCATCGGGTACACGGCAGCCACCCATCTGGAGGAGCGCAGCCGGGTCCTGGAGCGGCGTTTTCAGGATGGACTGTTGACCCGCGATGAGCTGACCGGGTACATGGCCGATCTCAGGGAGGCCTGCCGTCTGATCGTCATCAATCTGGGGCGGGCCGGTGATTTGATCAATGGTTTCAAGAGGGTGGCAGTTGATCAGACAAGTCAGGAAAAACGGAGCTTTGCACTGCGATCCTATCTGGAAGAAATATTGTTGAGTCTGCATCCAAAACTCAAAAAATCCCCCCACTCCGTCACCCTGCACTGCCCGGAAGAGATTCGTCTGACCACCTATCCGGGTGCCCTGTCGCAAATATTGACCAACCTGATTCTCAACGCCCTGATTCATGCCTTTCCCGATCAGGAACATGGCAACATCACCATCGAGGTGTGTGAAGAAGAGAGCAACATGATCCTGTTGTCTTTCCAGGATGACGGTCAGGGCATGACACCTGAATTGCTCAAACAAATTTTTGAACCTTTCATAACGACCCGGCGCAATCAGGGTGGAAGCGGTTTGGGTCTGTATGTTGTCTACAATCAGGTGACCCAAAAATTGTGTGGAACAATCCACTGCGAGAGTCAACCAGGTCATGGAGCGAAATTTTTGATTCGTTTTCCGGCACGATTATGA
- a CDS encoding DUF3369 domain-containing protein, protein MIIDDDVDVHPVTRLVFKNYRFEGRGLEFVLGYSGADAIHLMQMHPDTAVLFLDVVMETEDAGLRAVRYIREKLENPFVRIVLRTGQPGHAPETEVIAEYDINDYRDKANLSSRNLLTSLTSSLRAYRDIRTIENTRIGLKKIIQATGNLFEVRSLGQLATGILTQLAAIITHEEQSGSNNQAACFAATVKRGNLNIYAAFGFYESCVGRPLSEVVPPEVNDMVRLAKETRKSVFTDNHFLGYFLTRNGMENLIYLKSHRPLGKADQDLIEIFSLNIAAAFENLFLNREIISTQKDVTFALGEVIEARSGEAGQHVRRVAESSRLLAQLAGLPDRDVELIWLAAPMHDLGKIAIPDSILSKPGRLSPEEMDVIRTHTEIGSRVLGNNDRGIIRTGALICEQHHEKWDGTGYPRGLVGEQIHIFARIIGLLDVFDALLHPRVYKPAWSPEQVRQHFEKERGAHFDPHLIDLFLKHFNEFLEIQKAFQE, encoded by the coding sequence ATGATTATTGACGATGATGTGGATGTACATCCCGTCACCAGGCTTGTATTCAAGAATTATCGTTTCGAGGGACGGGGTTTGGAGTTTGTGCTTGGTTATTCCGGGGCAGATGCCATCCATCTCATGCAGATGCATCCCGATACGGCTGTATTGTTTTTGGATGTGGTCATGGAGACCGAGGATGCCGGACTCCGGGCTGTTCGATATATTCGTGAAAAACTCGAAAATCCCTTTGTACGAATTGTTCTGCGAACCGGTCAACCCGGTCATGCCCCGGAAACCGAGGTCATTGCCGAGTATGATATCAACGATTATCGAGACAAGGCCAACCTGAGCAGCCGCAATCTGCTGACCTCACTGACTTCCAGCCTGCGGGCCTATCGCGATATTCGCACCATTGAAAATACCCGGATTGGCTTGAAAAAAATCATTCAGGCAACCGGAAATTTGTTTGAGGTCCGCTCCCTGGGACAACTGGCAACCGGCATTCTCACCCAATTGGCCGCCATCATTACACACGAAGAGCAATCCGGTTCAAACAATCAGGCGGCCTGTTTTGCGGCAACGGTCAAACGAGGCAACTTGAATATTTATGCGGCCTTCGGGTTTTATGAAAGTTGTGTCGGACGACCCTTGTCCGAGGTGGTACCGCCGGAGGTGAACGACATGGTCCGGCTTGCCAAGGAGACCCGGAAAAGCGTATTTACCGACAACCATTTTCTGGGATATTTCCTGACCCGTAACGGCATGGAAAATCTTATTTATTTGAAAAGTCACCGCCCGCTGGGAAAGGCGGATCAGGACCTGATCGAAATATTTTCCTTGAACATTGCCGCCGCCTTTGAAAACCTGTTCCTGAATCGCGAAATCATCAGCACCCAGAAGGATGTCACCTTTGCCCTGGGAGAGGTGATCGAGGCCCGTTCCGGCGAGGCCGGACAACATGTCAGGCGCGTGGCGGAAAGTTCCCGCCTCCTGGCACAACTGGCCGGACTTCCGGATCGGGACGTGGAACTGATCTGGCTGGCCGCTCCCATGCACGACCTGGGCAAGATTGCCATTCCTGACTCGATTCTCTCCAAACCGGGCAGACTCAGCCCGGAAGAGATGGATGTCATACGTACCCATACCGAGATTGGCAGTCGTGTTCTGGGCAACAATGATCGTGGCATCATTCGAACCGGTGCCCTCATCTGCGAACAGCATCATGAAAAGTGGGATGGCACAGGTTATCCCAGAGGGCTGGTCGGTGAACAGATTCATATATTTGCCCGCATCATTGGTCTGCTTGACGTTTTTGATGCCCTCCTTCATCCCCGGGTTTACAAGCCGGCCTGGTCGCCGGAGCAGGTCCGGCAGCATTTCGAAAAAGAGCGCGGTGCCCATTTCGATCCGCACCTGATTGACTTATTTTTAAAACATTTCAATGAGTTTCTCGAAATTCAAAAAGCCTTCCAAGAGTGA
- a CDS encoding chemotaxis protein CheW, whose translation MMKLLTFKLDNETFGVDIDEVQEVLEYIPLTAVPGTDANVKGIIRLRGVVVPVVDLRQRLGRYSIEPTRSSAIVIMDLPWRRGSRYFGALVDGVEEVVDMLPQSLLPPPRTGQQPGAGYIRSMGRHGEKFVMILDTRTLFSFAAEEVAQEKQSTPDQTFTSKPEPEEENHLLLPNEDLELSRSFPATAPVAPKPARKADRKPSSTPKPVDHDRVTPTSTPKPVDHDRETPKISAALESSAEMDNSGHKESSPPSGIKEDASLAVCGNLAEADQDALLDAAAREELLKSENAEERADISEERADISLDGPLEEISEQPADVVAEETVPAISEDRSDSRDTVPEEPVPTATKSPAASEIRLDSWDEIPEQPVPAATKSPAPSEIRLDSWDTVPEEPAPVGAKSPAPNEIRLDSWDEIPEQPVPAATKSPAASEIRMDSWDAVPDEPVPAAT comes from the coding sequence ATGATGAAACTGTTGACTTTCAAACTGGACAACGAAACCTTCGGAGTCGATATCGACGAAGTACAGGAGGTTCTCGAGTATATTCCCCTCACGGCTGTTCCGGGAACCGATGCCAATGTCAAGGGAATCATCCGCCTGCGCGGAGTGGTGGTTCCGGTTGTGGATCTGCGGCAACGTCTGGGCCGTTATTCCATTGAACCCACCCGGAGCAGTGCCATCGTCATCATGGACCTTCCTTGGCGTCGTGGAAGCCGCTATTTTGGTGCCCTGGTGGACGGGGTTGAAGAGGTGGTGGACATGTTGCCACAGTCACTTCTGCCCCCCCCGCGTACTGGTCAACAACCTGGAGCAGGTTACATTCGTTCCATGGGGCGGCATGGTGAAAAATTTGTCATGATCCTGGATACCCGTACCCTGTTTTCTTTTGCCGCTGAAGAAGTTGCCCAGGAAAAACAATCAACTCCCGATCAGACATTCACTTCAAAACCTGAACCTGAGGAGGAAAACCATCTTCTGTTGCCGAATGAAGACCTGGAATTATCTCGGTCTTTTCCTGCGACTGCACCTGTTGCGCCGAAGCCTGCCCGTAAAGCGGACCGGAAACCATCTTCCACACCAAAACCGGTAGACCATGATCGTGTAACGCCGACTTCCACGCCAAAACCGGTAGACCATGATCGTGAAACACCGAAAATTTCTGCGGCACTGGAAAGCTCCGCAGAAATGGACAATTCTGGACACAAGGAATCCTCTCCTCCGTCCGGGATCAAGGAAGATGCATCCCTCGCCGTTTGTGGTAATCTGGCCGAAGCAGATCAGGATGCCCTCCTTGATGCAGCCGCCAGGGAGGAATTACTGAAATCAGAAAATGCGGAAGAAAGGGCGGATATTTCCGAAGAAAGGGCGGATATTTCACTGGACGGCCCTCTGGAAGAAATTTCTGAACAACCTGCTGACGTTGTTGCGGAAGAAACCGTACCTGCCATCAGCGAAGACCGCTCGGACTCCCGGGACACAGTTCCTGAAGAGCCTGTGCCGACAGCCACAAAATCACCGGCTGCCAGTGAAATCCGCCTGGACTCCTGGGACGAAATCCCTGAACAGCCTGTGCCGGCTGCCACAAAATCTCCCGCTCCCAGCGAAATCCGCCTGGACTCCTGGGACACAGTTCCCGAAGAACCTGCCCCGGTTGGCGCAAAATCTCCCGCTCCCAACGAAATCCGCCTGGACTCCTGGGACGAAATCCCTGAACAGCCTGTGCCGGCTGCCACAAAATCTCCGGCTGCCAGCGAAATCCGCATGGACTCCTGGGATGCGGTTCCTGATGAGCCTGTGCCGGCTGCCACAC